The proteins below are encoded in one region of Apium graveolens cultivar Ventura chromosome 4, ASM990537v1, whole genome shotgun sequence:
- the LOC141719716 gene encoding putative mitochondrial protein AtMg00860 encodes MQLVLATLEKHILVVNRKKYSFGVERVAYLGHVISGQGVAVDLDKVKSILDWPYLRTHKELRGFLGLTGYYRKYVWKYAQIAQPLTEQLKKDSFGWTSMEMITFDALK; translated from the coding sequence ATGCAGTTGGTATTGGCTACCCTGGAAAAACACATCCTGGTGGTGAATCGAAAAAAGTACAGTTTTGGAGTAGAGCGGGTTGCTTATTTGGGTCACGTAATTTCAGGCCAAGGGGTCGCAGTCGACTTGGATAAGGTAAAATCCATTCTGGATTGGCCATATCTGCGTACTCATAAGGAGTTGAGGGGTTTTCTCGGCCTTACTGGGTATTATCGTAAGTATGTGTGGAAGTATGCTCAAATTGCACAGCCTTTGACCGAGCAACTTAAGAAAGATTCCTTTGGGTGGACTTCAATGGAAATGATAACTTTCGATGCATTAAAGTAG